A genomic stretch from Strongyloides ratti genome assembly S_ratti_ED321, chromosome : 1 includes:
- a CDS encoding Ground-like domain-containing protein, whose protein sequence is MVKFFVSTAILALLAQSGNACFGGLGGSNACCPPTSTTCAPSVPRCQTTSYAAPPIQQSSYAAAPPLPSQGYGAPSGYVQPSYPRPFGVQEPTQYQGPVQGGYASNVGGGGYASSIDSGAASTYVQQKIPSGGSYQQGPGPIAPQPVGPGPIEPGPIAPQPVGPGPVGPGPVGPTPVEPAPQQPEAVQEPGYESTQTPGYSGETVTQPASVIVSTEYGKEEIITPVEVPSSYGGSQATQAPSYGGSQTTVGGGYGGEVVTSASAVVTEGGYGKESATSSPSVSVSESSSYGEQLPSTAAPSKSGYGEESSKGKSGYEHASENSITPSQIGTVDYGEETNTSGDGNCEDPELRAIVEAAVNAYGDNLEAARKIEADAGSKFGGRFNSIVSNSEFAYVNWYGKRNCQLRVKERHTLTWED, encoded by the exons atggttaaattttttgtttctaCTGCTATTTTAGCATTACTTGCTCAATCTGGTAATGCATGTTTTGGTGGTTTAGGTGGAAGTAATGCATGTTGTCCACCAACATCTACTACATGTGCACCTAGTGTACCAAGATGTCAAACAACAAg ttatGCTGCACCACCAATTCAACAATCATCATATGCAGCAGCACCACCACTTCCATCACAAGGATATGGTGCACCATCTGGATATGTTCAACCTTCATATCCAAGACCATTTGGTGTTCAAGAACCAACACAATATCAAGGACCAGTTCAAGGTGGATATGCAAGTAATGTTGGTGGAGGTGGTTATGCTTCAAGTATTGATAGTGGAGCAGCTTCAACATATGTTCAACAAAAAATTCCATCAGGAGGAAGTTATCAACAAGGTCCTGGACCAATAGCACCACAACCTGTAGGACCAGGACCAATTGAACCTGGTCCAATAGCACCACAACCTGTAGGACCTGGACCAGTTGGACCAGGACCTGTTGGACCAACACCTGTAGAACCAGCACCACAACAACCAGAAGCTGTTCAAGAACCAGGATATGAAAGTACACAAACTCCAGGATATAGTGGTGAAACTGTAACACAACCAGCATCTGTTATTGTTAGTACTGAATATGGTAAAGAAGAAATTATTACTCCAGTTGAAGTTCCATCATCATATGGTGGTAGTCAAGCAACACAAGCTCCATCATATGGAGGTTCTCAAACAACTGTTGGTGGAGGATATGGTGGTGAAGTTGTAACTAGTGCAAGTGCTGTTGTAACTGAAGGAGGATATGGAAAAGAATCTGCTACATCATCACCTTCTGTATCTGTAAGTGAATCATCTTCATATGGTGAACAACTTCCTTCAACAGCTGCTCCATCAAAAAGTGGATATGGTGAAGAAAGTTCTAAAGGGAAAAGTGGATATGAACATGCTTCAGAAAATTCAATTACTCCATCACAAATAGGTACTGTAGATTATGGTGAGGAAACAAATACCTCAGGTGATGGTAATTGTGAAGATCCAGAACTTCGTGCTATTGTTGAAGCAGCAGTAAATGCTTATGGAGATAATTTAGAGGCAGCAAGAAAGATAGAAGCTGATGCAGGATCTAAATTTGGTGGACGTTTCAATTCAATTGTCTCTAATTCAGAATTTGCCTATGTCAATTGGTATGGTAAAAGAAATTGTCAACTCCGTGTCAAGGAACGCCATACATTAACATGGGAAGACTAA
- a CDS encoding Forkhead box protein biniou, with protein MLQNSSSNGHLHGYSTFNTSHYSSLITDKNDNERTSLDEDLSNSSQNSKDDISSSIKNNKTHSSIKIRRGKKPEKPAISYIALISLAIKAQPSRKATLAEIYKYLQGNYEFFRGEYNGWKNSIRHNLSLNECFIKLPKTDGEKIGKGHQWTIDDSVDFCYEAGIYRRRPRHTTPRTVQSNENCDESNPEVTINTQQDNSHLNSLNISRSEESSLLIPTHTIKDNFSLNQEDGCNYEFPDNDITTSQLYNNVDQHNTVASTYPQSFSTWQQPTAPLWQDSPFYPQSSVPYTSQNWIQNYPSNYDVFSNNTTNIFNTPGHTPYTTPTYPTPTYPSSYSTLSYSSSSLFNIYQRNDQQQSINYQHPLEDISPINEKNIDKHFSIQETPSTSSYLIDGGINYENSLQYTPNVGDSLNQPPSTSISSTLDSTITNFSQSVIIEN; from the exons atgcttCAAAACAG ttCTTCAAATGGACATCTTCATGGTTACAGTACTTTCAATACTTCACATTATTCATCTTTAATAActgataaaaatgataatgaaagAACTTCATTAGATGAAGATTTATCAAATTCTTCACAAAATTCTAAGGATGATATTTCTtcttctattaaaaataataagacaCATTCTTCTATCAAAATTCGTAGAGGAAAAAAACCAGAAAAACCTGCTATTAGTTATATTGCTTTAATATCACTTGCCATCAAAGCACAACCATCAAGAAAAGCTACATTAGctgaaatttataaatatcttcaaggtaattatgaattttttaGAGGTGAATATAATGGTTGGAAAAATAGTATAAGacataatttatcattaaatgaatgttttattaaacttcCAAAAACTGATGGTGAAAAAATTGGTAAAGGTCACCAATGGACAATTGATGATTCTGTTGATTTTTGTTATGAAGCTGGAATATATCGTAGAAGACCAAGACATACAACTCCACGTACTGTACAATCTAATGAAAATTGTGATGAAAGTAATCCAGAAGTTACCATTAATACTCAACAAGATAATTCTCatttaaattcattaaatatatcaagATCAGAAGAGTCATCATTACTAATACCAACACATACAATAAAGGATAATTTTTCATTG aatcaGGAAGATGGATGTAACTATGAATTTCCTGATAATGACATAACAACATCACAATTATACAATAATGTTGATCAACATAATACTGTTGCATCAACATATCCTCAATCGTTTTCTACTTGGCAACAACCAACAGCACCATTATGGCAAGATTCACCATTTTATCCACAATCAAGTGTCCCATATACTTCACAAAATTGGATTCAAAATTATCCATCAAATTATGATgtttttagtaataatacaacaaatatttttaatactccAGGTCATACACCATATACAACTCCAACTTATCCTACACCAACATACCCATCATCATACTCAACTTTATCATACTCATCATCatctctttttaatatatatcaaaGAAATGATCAACAACAATCTATTAATTATCAACATCCATTAGAAGATATATCAccaattaatgaaaaaaatattgataaacatttttctaTACAAGAAACACCATCAACATCATCATATTTAATAGATGGTGGAATTAATTATGAAAATTCTCTTCAATATACACCTAATGTTGGAGATTCATTAAATCAACCACCATCAACATCCATTTCTTCTACTCTTGACTCAacaataacaaatttttcaCAATCtgttattattgaaaattaa
- a CDS encoding CTD small phosphatase-like protein 2, translated as MEISTIENVNSLNNNNNINNNNTNIDEIFLESPPIIHELHNLHEDSGIVNDDVNNQVIWSVCSSQSMTADLQIMEFEDTLNEVYREKCEVNDGDLNIEDFEDLIDDNSDRKMIFCPSEHFEMLDETAIKLLQNPPPLTKEWQFRSPALPLQTRSTPKYTLVLDLDETLVHCSLIPLSEAALTFSIEIDGLTYKVYVRIRPYFKEFLERLSQTFEIILFTASKKIYADALCDILDPEKKYIRHRLFREHCVYAENVYIKDLNILGRDLSRTVIVDNSLLSFAYQIDNGIPIKSWYEQKNDCELLNLIPFLEEIIQRDADVRPMIREKFRIHDYLNN; from the exons atggaAATTTCAACTATAGAAAATGTAAATAgtttgaataataataacaatataaataataataatactaacATTGATGAAATATTTCTTGAATCTCCTCCTATAATACATGAATTGCATAATTTACACGAAGATAGTGGTATTGTAAATGATGATGTAAATAATCAAGTGATATGGAGTGTTTGTTCTTCACAATCCATGACAGCAGATCTTCAAATAATGGAATTTGAAGATACATTAAATGAAGTATATAGAGAAAAATGTGAGGTAAATGATGGAGATTTAAATATAGAAGATTTTGAAGATTTAATTGATGATAATAGTGAtagaaaaatgattttttgcCCTTCTGAACATTTTGAAATGCTTGATGAGACAGC tataaaacttttacaaAATCCTCCACCATTAACTAAAGAATGGCAATTTAGATCACCAGCTTTACCATTACAAACACGATCAACACCTAAATATACATTAGTATTGGATCTTGATGAAACATTAGTCCATTGTAGTCTTATTCCACTTTCTGAAGCGGCTTTGACATTTTCAATTGAAATTGATGGTTTAACATATAAAGTTTATGTACGTATTCGTccatattttaaagaattccTTGAACGCCTATCCCAAacatttgaaataattttatttacagctagtaaaaaaatatatgctGATGCATTATGTGATATATTAGATccagaaaaaaaatacattcgTCATCGATTATTTAGAGAACATTGTGTGTATGCtgaaaatgtatatattaaagatCTTAATATTCTTGGAAGAGATTTATCAAGAACTGTCATTGTTGATAATTCACTTTTATCATTTGCTTATCAAATTGATAATGGTATTCCTATTAAAAGTTGGTATgaacaaaaaaatgattgtGAACTCTTGAATCTAATACCATTTTTAGAAGAAATCATTCAACGTGATGCTGATGTTAGGCCAATGATAAGAGAAAAATTTAGAATTCATGACTACCTCAATAATTAA
- a CDS encoding SOSS complex subunit B homolog, translating to MVNGDNKVASLHSMKIIPIASLVPQMPAVNLEFMVLEKGEIQTAANRRIFVVVKIADKTGSCQLTIWNEFAEFVRIGDICRLADGIVQVYKGKLGVVCGKNSKIMKFGEFFLNISEVPDVSTYKEEYRQYGKEISNL from the exons atggTAAATGGTGATAATAAAGTTGCATCTTTACATTCCATGAAAATTATCCCTATAGCCAGTTTGGTACCACAGATGCCAGCAGTTAATTTAGAATTTATGGTTCTTGaaaaag GGGAAATACAAACAGCAGCAAATAGAAGAATATTTGTAGTTGTTAAAATAGCTGATAAGACAGGATCTTGTCAATTAACAATATGGAATGAATTTGCAGAATTTGTACGTATTGGTGATATATGTCGATTAGCTGATGGAATTGTACAAGTATACAAAGGAAAATTAGGTGTTGTTTGTGGAAAGAATagtaaaataatgaaatttggagaattctttttaaatatttctgaAGTTCCAGATGTTTCAACATACAAAGAAGAGTATAGACAATACGGCAAAGAAATCAGTAATTTAtaa
- a CDS encoding Lethal (2) k14710, with product MTSKWKGSRLETEINNLRSECNWAKIKELLPNLKSKNISTAEVEYLQAECDLEMFIESLHKPGVLIYNEMLKIIEGTCLRVVKKLSEKNEQNTRMEAYLLLAKLHYFCGENYQALHDIERSRMDALTSQFVTLRSLKMVAEGYAIKGLAIESEALKGGAEKLDEDTRIKCFECMKMAVELGISYVSELEKNINHTNRPINNIKGDVIGHILGSVLRKLPILSMKGSSANKIIKWDIEGIEWYRKILIKLGDKQICSKAVEKFSKYLAEILVKHRFEKNNEHTSRTMGAKNQSLIFYSGSNHGYFCPNNNIEEILLLLFIAEALTSKDMICSKASDVSNTIGKSRANLKVIQSFMTLVLSSLGQYELLTNIFRRSMTYAVDDYQLWKFFIYSLIGSGDLIHATKVLRELILDVSETNSTNLKNLSQEYMFLSKLELDSSLQVDASINAALMALKKTQGTWMEGRATLLHAIAYSSKLQTTLSFDERKLVLAKSIALFEEAIKLDPLDDMAYFLSALNYSIARDLDMAQKRCNKAVELNPENPWNLMLLALILTARKNYEAASICVLEALEEYPSHYGLMVLRLKIEMKCGKVSEAIETSKNLLKFWKNAHKPCFNSYGPSNFSGEENGNTTIRPTNYSLTGKTSGTINKTPLPRDNGYSFTPLITNPITLLSNQSHVSIPRVPSSSDVFEKSSIVTSIFGTAPSEFGAVASTITESVGVKCPSNRSIDLLTTWRLQANIWVELAEMFIEYGKLSEVSSCIEEACNLFPNSHQCIYLKGKLLAKKAESIEDYEIKLKMKTEAKSCFLGALSISPSHIPSLTNLSKLYEEQEMYEMAEKLYRDAITIDPMNHIYWYELGKILSEQGRHIQALECFETSGALDKSTPVIPFSVIPKTIRCDM from the coding sequence atgACTTCAAAATGGAAAGGAAGTCGTTTGGAAActgaaattaataatttacgTTCTGAATGTAATTGGgcaaaaattaaagaattattacctaatttaaaatcaaaaaatatctCTACTGCAGAGGTTGAATATCTTCAGGCTGAGTGTGATTTAGAGATGTTTATTGAAAGCCTTCATAAACCTGGAGtcttaatatataatgaaatgttaaaaattattgaaggAACATGTCTAAgagttgttaaaaaattaagtgaaaaaaatgaacaaAATACTAGGATGGAGGCATATCTTTTACTTGCAAAACTTCATTATTTTTGTGGTGAGAATTATCAAGCACTTCATGATATTGAAAGAAGTAGAATGGATGCTTTAACATCACAATTTGTCACATTAAGATCACTTAAAATGGTTGCTGAAGGTTATGCTATAAAAGGGCTTGCTATAGAATCTGAAGCATTAAAAGGTGGGGCAGAAAAATTAGATGAAGATACAAGgataaaatgttttgaaTGTATGAAGATGGCTGTTGAATTAGGAATCAGCTATGTATctgaattagaaaaaaatattaatcataCTAATAGaccaattaataatataaaaggtGATGTTATTGGTCATATTCTTGGATCAGTTTTACGTAAACTTCCAATTTTATCAATGAAAGGATCATCagcaaataaaataattaaatggGATATTGAAGGTATTGAATggtatagaaaaattttaataaaattaggAGATAAACAAATATGTTCTAAAGCAgtagaaaaattttcaaagtATCTTGCAGAAATTTTAGTTAAACATCGTTTTGAAAAAAACAATGAACATACTTCTAGAACTATGGGTGCTAAAAATCAAAgcttaatattttattctgGATCAAATCATGGTTATTTTTGTCCTAATAATAACATcgaagaaatattattactacTTTTTATTGCTGAAGCATTAACATCAAAAGATATGATATGTAGTAAAGCTTCAGATGTTTCAAATACAATTGGAAAAAGTCGTGCTAATCTTAAAGTGATACAATCTTTTATGACTTTGGTATTATCATCTCTTGGACAATATGAATTacttacaaatatttttagacgTTCCATGACATATGCTGTTGATGATTATCAATTatggaaattttttatatattcattaattGGATCAGGAGATTTAATTCATGCTACGAAAGTACTTAGAGAATTAATTTTAGATGTTTCAGAAACAAATTCAAcaaatcttaaaaatttatcacaagaatatatgtttttatcaaaattagaGTTAGATTCTTCACTTCAAGTAGATGCTTCTATTAATGCTGCATTAATggcattaaaaaaaactcaAGGAACATGGATGGAAGGTCGGGCAACCCTTTTACATGCAATAGCTTATTCATCTAAACTTCAAACAACATTGTCATTTGACGAAAGAAAATTGGTATTGGCTAAAAGTATTGCATTATTTGAAGAAGCAATTAAACTTGATCCATTAGATGATATggcatattttttatcagcTCTTAATTATTCAATTGCAAGAGATCTTGACATGGCACAAAAAAGATGTAACAAAGCAGTTGAATTGAATCCAGAAAATCCATGGAATTTAATGCTTTTAGCTTTAATATTAACTGcaagaaaaaattatgaagCTGCTTCTATTTGTGTATTAGAAGCATTAGAAGAGTATCCATCACATTATGGTTTGATGGtattaagattaaaaattgaaatgaAATGTGGTAAAGTTTCTGAGGCTATTGAAACATCaaagaatttattaaaattttggaaGAATGCCCATAAACCATGTTTTAATTCTTATGGACCTTCCAATTTTTCTGGTGAGGAGAATGGAAATACAACTATAAGACCTACAAATTATTCTTTAACTGGGAAAACATCTGGAACTATTAACAAAACACCTTTACCTCGAGATAATGGATATTCATTTACACCATTAATAACAAATCCAATAACATTACTTTCAAATCAATCCCATGTTTCTATACCAAGAGTACCTTCATCTTCGGatgtttttgaaaaatcTTCTATTGTAACAAGTATTTTTGGTACAGCTCCAAGTGAATTTGGAGCTGTTGCATCAACAATAACAGAATCTGTTGGTGTCAAGTGTCCTTCTAATAGAAGTATAGATCTACTAACAACATGGCGTTTACAGGCAAATATTTGGGTTGAATTAGCAGAAATGTTTATAGAATATGGTAAGCTTTCAGAGGTATCTTCATGTATTGAAGAAGCATGTAATTTATTTCCAAATTCTCAtcaatgtatatatttaaaaggaAAATTATTAGCAAAAAAAGCTGAAAGTATTGAAGATTATGAGATTAAACTAAAAATGAAAACAGAAGCAAAAAGTTGTTTCCTTGGAGCTTTAAGTATTTCACCTTCACATATACCAAGTTTAACAAATCTTTCAAAGTTATATGAAGAACAAGAAATGTATGAAATGgcagaaaaattatatagagATGCAATTACAATAGATCCAATGAATCATATATATTGGTATGAATtaggaaaaattttatctgaACAAGGAAGGCATATTCAAGCTTTAGAATGTTTTGAAACTAGTGGTGCTTTAGATAAAAGTACTCCTGTAATTCCATTTTCAGTTATTCCAAAAACTATACGTTGtgatatgtaa